A single region of the Dehalococcoides mccartyi genome encodes:
- a CDS encoding zinc ribbon domain-containing protein, whose amino-acid sequence MSWFKKHLHWTLVIGLLIIPNVWYASLFITDFYGFTGDTVPDKYGFVIIQIITGLVCIIWPFILSGWVLKQKGRHLAWLLLLFIPSGWISLFILDNHRTNPPSRLPDTKPENPILQPATDADNTAEGVAYCSRCGNKLSPGDLYCRTCGNRVEQTR is encoded by the coding sequence ATGAGCTGGTTTAAAAAGCATCTTCACTGGACACTGGTTATCGGCTTGCTGATTATACCGAATGTTTGGTATGCATCTTTATTTATAACCGATTTTTACGGCTTTACAGGTGACACAGTACCTGATAAATATGGCTTTGTTATAATCCAAATCATAACAGGACTTGTATGCATTATCTGGCCATTTATCCTGTCCGGCTGGGTACTGAAGCAAAAAGGGCGGCATCTGGCCTGGCTTTTGCTGCTGTTTATACCTTCTGGTTGGATAAGCCTGTTTATTCTTGATAACCACCGCACAAATCCTCCTTCCAGACTACCAGATACCAAACCGGAAAACCCAATACTTCAACCCGCAACTGACGCAGACAACACAGCGGAGGGTGTGGCCTATTGCTCCCGGTGCGGAAACAAACTCTCCCCCGGGGATTTATACTGCCGGACTTGCGGCAACCGAGTGGAACAAACTAGATAG
- a CDS encoding DUF2779 domain-containing protein, with amino-acid sequence MSYKKGLSKSKYLMGLQCPRLLWKATNDAANMPSVSPSTQFVFEQGHQVGELAKQLYPGGLNLKTENFSQNLKDTKEALGCVLPVFEAGFATERLYSRVDILAPAEGDGWDIIEIKSTTDIKEEHLYDVAFQRYCCRLGGLNIRNCYLMHINKNYIKNGGIYPAEFFTLKDITQETEGYSGNLEGNIEAMLAIIDSDTCPEARPGKQCTSPHDCPLKDQCWADLPEHNIFTLYYGNKILPELQAQGIWDIRQIPPEFKLNPKQLIQKNCAVSGQVYTNPAEIGAFLNKLEYPLHYLDFETFATAIPVYDYTRPYQNIPFQFSLHIQQSPNSETKHYSYLAEDGYDPRPAFLSALKSSIAPQGSILVYSEIFEKARLKELAAAFPEYAGWVEGILGRILDLIVPFRDFSYYHPGQHGSASLKHVMPALAGLGYDELEIGEGQTASLRFMESVFGNLPPDEIRKIRADLEIYCGQDTGGMVEIVRKLREIGG; translated from the coding sequence TTGAGCTATAAGAAAGGTCTAAGTAAATCTAAATACCTAATGGGTCTTCAATGCCCCCGCCTGCTTTGGAAGGCAACTAATGATGCTGCCAATATGCCGTCTGTCAGCCCGTCTACCCAGTTTGTCTTTGAGCAGGGGCATCAGGTCGGCGAACTTGCCAAGCAGCTATACCCGGGTGGACTAAACCTTAAAACCGAAAACTTCAGCCAGAACCTGAAAGATACCAAAGAGGCTCTTGGCTGTGTCTTGCCTGTCTTTGAAGCTGGGTTTGCAACTGAACGTCTGTATTCCCGGGTAGATATACTCGCCCCGGCTGAAGGAGACGGCTGGGATATCATAGAGATAAAAAGTACTACCGACATAAAAGAGGAACATTTGTATGACGTAGCCTTTCAGCGTTATTGCTGCCGGCTTGGCGGGCTGAATATCCGTAACTGTTACCTTATGCATATTAATAAAAACTATATAAAAAACGGGGGAATATACCCGGCTGAGTTTTTTACTTTAAAGGATATAACGCAAGAAACAGAAGGATACTCCGGCAATCTGGAAGGGAACATTGAAGCCATGCTGGCTATAATTGATTCAGATACCTGCCCGGAAGCCCGCCCGGGTAAACAATGCACCTCTCCCCATGACTGTCCGCTTAAAGACCAATGCTGGGCAGATTTGCCGGAACACAATATATTCACCCTGTATTACGGCAATAAAATCCTGCCGGAACTTCAGGCTCAGGGTATTTGGGATATCCGCCAGATACCGCCTGAATTTAAACTTAACCCCAAACAGCTAATCCAGAAAAATTGCGCTGTTTCCGGCCAGGTTTATACCAACCCGGCTGAGATAGGCGCGTTTCTGAATAAACTGGAATATCCCCTTCACTACCTGGATTTTGAGACTTTTGCCACGGCCATACCTGTATATGACTATACCCGTCCCTACCAGAATATTCCGTTTCAGTTTTCACTCCACATCCAGCAAAGTCCCAATTCGGAAACCAAACACTATTCGTATCTGGCTGAAGACGGGTATGACCCCCGTCCGGCTTTTCTGTCTGCCCTTAAGTCAAGTATTGCCCCGCAGGGAAGCATACTGGTTTACTCCGAGATATTTGAAAAAGCCAGACTTAAGGAACTGGCAGCCGCTTTCCCTGAATATGCAGGGTGGGTAGAAGGGATACTTGGCAGGATTTTAGACCTGATAGTCCCTTTCAGGGATTTCAGTTATTACCACCCCGGGCAGCACGGAAGTGCATCTTTAAAACATGTTATGCCCGCGCTGGCCGGGCTAGGTTATGATGAACTGGAAATAGGCGAAGGCCAGACTGCCAGCCTCAGGTTCATGGAATCTGTTTTCGGCAACCTGCCACCAGACGAAATCAGAAAAATACGGGCTGATTTAGAAATATACTGCGGCCAGGATACCGGCGGCATGGTGGAGATAGTCAGGAAACTTCGGGAAATTGGCGGCTAG
- a CDS encoding uracil-DNA glycosylase family protein, with protein sequence MDNPLFPFGQPIKTLTQEDRTPKKVFVLGVYASAVHAKWLDANGKVLINALAVASEPYIFWRGENAETIISKIPVPQGAGSLISAGERFNGPSGRALDEYFIAPLKLERKDAWLCDLVPHSCKNTKQAKAIKNAEKNYSLTPSNFQEKPKALADNQRRQSILDEIKESKAEVLITLGDEPIKWFLSHFDAEKREKLADFGQDKETYGKLHQISHPDISIKVLPLVHPRQAAKLGLYSREWNELHTDWVNNHAHGLLG encoded by the coding sequence ATGGATAACCCTTTATTTCCCTTCGGACAACCAATAAAAACCCTTACGCAGGAAGACCGCACCCCCAAGAAAGTCTTTGTCCTGGGTGTATATGCCAGCGCTGTTCATGCCAAATGGCTGGATGCCAATGGCAAAGTACTAATAAACGCACTGGCAGTAGCCAGTGAACCGTATATTTTCTGGCGAGGGGAGAATGCCGAAACCATAATCAGTAAAATACCTGTACCCCAAGGCGCAGGCAGCTTAATTTCTGCCGGTGAGAGATTTAACGGGCCGTCAGGCAGAGCGCTGGATGAATATTTTATTGCACCTCTTAAACTAGAGCGAAAAGATGCCTGGCTATGTGACCTTGTTCCGCACAGCTGTAAGAATACTAAACAGGCTAAAGCTATCAAAAATGCTGAGAAAAATTATAGTTTAACCCCTTCAAATTTCCAGGAAAAACCTAAAGCACTGGCAGATAACCAGCGCAGGCAAAGTATTCTGGATGAAATAAAAGAATCAAAAGCAGAGGTTTTAATAACCCTGGGTGATGAACCGATAAAATGGTTCCTTTCACATTTTGACGCAGAGAAACGGGAAAAACTGGCGGATTTCGGGCAGGATAAGGAAACTTACGGGAAGTTACACCAGATATCCCACCCCGATATAAGTATCAAGGTCTTGCCGCTGGTGCACCCCAGGCAAGCCGCTAAGCTTGGCTTGTATTCCAGGGAGTGGAATGAACTGCATACAGACTGGGTAAATAATCATGCCCACGGCCTATTGGGTTAG